A region from the Geobacillus vulcani PSS1 genome encodes:
- a CDS encoding acetyl-CoA C-acetyltransferase produces the protein MRTDIVLLEGARTAFAKFCGSFREISATDLGAIAAKEAIKKANVEPEEIDHVVFGNVQQSSRDAHLLARHVGLKAGVPIDVPAVTVNRLCGTGLETIIMGARLILTGEAEVVLAGGTENMSQVPHVIRGMRWGTPLGSPTVEDWLWDGLYDTVGGCSMAITAENLAKKYDITREEADQHALRSHERALAAMANGYFRQEIVPVTVREKKGETVVDTDEHPRQTSLEQLRALQPRFLENGVVTPGNASGMNDGAAAVVIASEDYAAKRGLKPLARLVSWGIVGVEPQYMGIGPVPAIRQALDKANLSMNDLDLIEINEAFSAQYLACQKELGFDDDKGNVNGGAVALGHPLAASGTRLTLTLVYELGRRGKKYGVSSLCIGGGQGIAAIWERL, from the coding sequence ATGCGGACAGACATTGTGCTGCTTGAAGGAGCACGCACTGCATTCGCCAAATTTTGCGGCTCGTTTCGTGAAATCTCCGCGACCGATTTAGGAGCTATCGCAGCGAAGGAAGCGATAAAAAAGGCGAACGTTGAACCGGAAGAAATCGATCATGTCGTATTTGGTAATGTTCAGCAGTCAAGCCGCGATGCTCACTTGCTCGCTCGCCACGTCGGCTTGAAGGCCGGGGTGCCGATCGATGTGCCCGCCGTAACGGTAAATCGTTTATGTGGAACAGGACTCGAGACGATTATCATGGGGGCACGCCTCATTTTAACCGGGGAAGCGGAAGTGGTGCTGGCGGGGGGCACCGAAAACATGAGTCAAGTGCCGCACGTCATCCGAGGTATGCGCTGGGGAACGCCATTAGGCAGTCCGACGGTGGAAGACTGGTTGTGGGACGGTCTGTATGATACCGTTGGTGGTTGTAGCATGGCGATAACAGCAGAAAATTTAGCGAAAAAATATGACATCACGCGCGAAGAGGCCGACCAACATGCCCTCCGCAGCCATGAGCGGGCGCTTGCGGCGATGGCCAACGGATATTTCCGCCAAGAAATTGTCCCCGTGACCGTGCGAGAAAAAAAGGGAGAAACGGTCGTTGACACCGATGAGCATCCGCGCCAGACAAGTCTGGAACAGTTAAGGGCGCTTCAACCGCGCTTCCTTGAAAATGGAGTGGTAACCCCAGGAAACGCCAGTGGGATGAACGATGGAGCTGCGGCAGTCGTTATCGCTTCGGAGGATTATGCCGCCAAGCGTGGATTGAAGCCGCTCGCCCGTCTCGTTTCGTGGGGAATCGTCGGCGTTGAGCCGCAGTACATGGGAATCGGCCCGGTTCCGGCGATTCGCCAAGCGCTTGACAAGGCGAATTTATCGATGAATGACCTTGACTTAATCGAAATCAACGAAGCATTTTCAGCTCAATATTTGGCTTGCCAGAAAGAACTGGGATTTGACGACGACAAAGGTAACGTCAATGGCGGCGCAGTTGCGCTTGGTCATCCGTTGGCAGCCTCGGGAACGCGCCTCACATTGACGCTCGTTTATGAATTAGGAAGAAGAGGAAAGAAATACGGCGTTTCTTCGCTATGCATTGGTGGCGGCCAAGGCATTGCTGCGATTTGGGAGAGACTGTAA
- a CDS encoding amidohydrolase family protein, with product MEKRFDVHTHFIPPEVMQWLREEQTHIPVHWDDAEKMLTINHQWGFRLKEEFIDLHAYLEAQRRAYVFHSLLSPIPQLFLYNVEAAITNELARLYNDALCRLASNHPDRLSALATVPLNHPEQAALELRRAMKNGLKGAIIGPSVEQKLLTDDSFIPFWEEADALDAILFIHPLLCDDPRLKGRRMTNLIGVPWETTVCAADLLLGGWLDRYPHVRILLAHGGGFLPYQIGRLQKGYDVWHPVASSLQAPPLDYLRRFWFDTVVWDHRVLQLLLDLVGQDRVLPGSDFPFDLSQWPPVQSSLEAVQAFLGLP from the coding sequence ATGGAAAAACGTTTTGATGTCCATACGCACTTCATTCCACCGGAAGTAATGCAGTGGCTGAGAGAAGAACAAACCCACATTCCTGTTCATTGGGATGACGCGGAAAAAATGTTGACTATCAACCATCAGTGGGGATTTCGCCTAAAGGAGGAATTCATCGATCTCCATGCTTACCTCGAGGCGCAACGGCGGGCTTACGTTTTCCATTCACTCCTCTCTCCCATTCCGCAGCTGTTTTTATACAACGTGGAAGCCGCCATCACCAATGAGCTGGCACGCCTTTACAACGATGCGCTGTGCCGATTGGCGTCAAACCACCCTGATCGTCTGTCGGCTTTGGCAACAGTGCCGCTCAATCATCCGGAACAAGCAGCCTTGGAATTGCGCCGGGCCATGAAAAACGGCTTAAAAGGGGCAATTATCGGCCCATCTGTCGAACAGAAGCTCCTCACCGACGATTCATTCATCCCATTTTGGGAAGAAGCGGATGCGCTAGACGCCATTCTATTTATTCATCCGCTTCTTTGCGACGACCCACGCCTGAAAGGCCGGCGAATGACAAATTTGATTGGCGTCCCTTGGGAAACGACCGTTTGCGCTGCCGATTTGCTGCTTGGCGGCTGGCTCGACCGCTACCCGCACGTCCGCATTTTATTGGCCCATGGCGGCGGCTTTCTTCCCTATCAAATCGGACGGTTGCAGAAAGGGTATGACGTATGGCACCCAGTGGCGTCTTCACTGCAAGCTCCGCCGCTCGACTATTTGCGCCGTTTTTGGTTCGACACCGTTGTTTGGGATCATCGCGTGCTGCAGCTATTGCTCGACCTCGTCGGCCAAGATCGGGTGCTTCCGGGCTCAGATTTTCCGTTCGATTTATCACAATGGCCGCCTGTGCAGTCAAGCCTTGAAGCCGTTCAGGCTTTCTTAGGCTTGCCATAA
- a CDS encoding class I adenylate-forming enzyme family protein gives MVQDIVDHATTRYGEKTALIDGEHVLSFVEVNERSLRLAERLRGLGVQKGDAVAVQLPNSWEFVIAHLALARLGAIMVPINLVYRQKELSFMFSFAHVKAVIAIDEWKGFNHAKMMESLRQTIPTLQHIIIVGERKHPDHYSFESLLTGNGLSVNDDRISPDDPMIMMFTSGTESDPKAVIHTYETFIPAHLYNGREYGLTDDDVVLCLTPMSHMFSLPMILMSLYNGAAQVMLSQFSVEHVLDAFSQHGVTFCVAAPAHLIDILKGTDETKEYPSTLRLVLTGGTKIPSWMVESFRQRFRCSVAAQWGMTEIGAGSFTRPNDEPYLASDTVGRPCPTGEIGIFDENQQPLPNGQVGEIGFRGRSLFKGYYKNEAATQQFMTKDGFFLTGDLGWKDEKGYLHYVSRKKDIINRGGLKVHAVEIEEVLLSHPHIRQAAVIAVPDERLGERGCAIVSLKEGTTFSLKDMQQYLLKAGMAKYKLPEYLKIIDELPTTASGKVSKGMLRKQYAQTGVQ, from the coding sequence ATGGTGCAAGACATTGTGGATCATGCGACAACCCGTTATGGGGAGAAGACCGCCCTGATTGATGGAGAGCATGTACTGTCTTTTGTGGAAGTGAACGAACGGTCTTTGCGGCTGGCGGAGCGGTTGAGAGGTTTAGGTGTGCAAAAAGGTGACGCCGTGGCTGTACAGTTACCAAATAGCTGGGAATTTGTGATAGCTCATTTAGCTTTGGCACGTCTTGGAGCCATTATGGTACCTATCAATTTAGTGTATCGACAAAAAGAGCTGTCGTTTATGTTTTCGTTTGCCCATGTTAAAGCGGTCATTGCCATTGACGAATGGAAAGGATTTAATCATGCGAAAATGATGGAATCGCTCCGGCAAACGATTCCGACGTTGCAACATATCATCATCGTTGGGGAGAGAAAGCATCCTGATCACTATAGTTTCGAGTCGTTGTTGACAGGTAACGGGCTTTCAGTGAATGACGACAGGATTTCGCCAGATGATCCAATGATCATGATGTTTACCTCGGGAACGGAGTCTGATCCAAAAGCAGTCATCCATACGTATGAGACATTTATTCCCGCCCATTTGTACAATGGGCGGGAGTACGGGCTGACGGATGATGACGTTGTTCTTTGTTTGACCCCAATGAGCCATATGTTTTCTTTACCAATGATTTTAATGAGCCTTTATAACGGTGCTGCTCAAGTCATGCTATCGCAATTTTCAGTTGAGCACGTTTTAGATGCGTTCAGCCAGCACGGAGTAACCTTTTGTGTAGCTGCACCTGCCCATTTGATTGATATATTAAAAGGAACGGATGAAACAAAAGAATATCCCTCAACACTGCGTCTTGTCTTAACCGGGGGAACAAAAATTCCGTCTTGGATGGTCGAATCGTTCCGTCAGCGTTTCCGTTGTAGCGTCGCTGCTCAGTGGGGGATGACGGAAATTGGAGCGGGATCATTTACGCGGCCGAATGATGAGCCTTATCTCGCTTCCGATACGGTCGGCCGGCCGTGCCCAACAGGGGAAATCGGCATTTTTGATGAGAATCAGCAACCGTTGCCGAACGGGCAAGTAGGAGAGATCGGTTTTCGAGGTCGTTCGCTCTTCAAAGGATATTATAAAAACGAAGCTGCGACTCAACAATTTATGACCAAAGACGGCTTTTTTCTCACTGGAGATTTAGGGTGGAAAGATGAGAAAGGCTATCTCCACTATGTCAGCCGAAAAAAAGACATTATCAATCGCGGTGGGTTGAAAGTACATGCCGTGGAAATTGAGGAAGTCTTGCTCTCGCATCCGCATATTCGCCAAGCAGCGGTGATCGCCGTTCCCGACGAACGGCTTGGAGAGCGCGGCTGTGCGATTGTGTCCTTGAAAGAAGGAACGACATTTTCACTCAAGGACATGCAGCAATATTTGCTTAAGGCGGGCATGGCAAAATATAAGCTACCTGAATATTTAAAAATCATTGACGAGCTGCCGACGACAGCATCAGGAAAGGTGAGCAAAGGAATGTTGCGCAAGCAATACGCGCAGACGGGAGTCCAGTAG
- a CDS encoding IclR family transcriptional regulator: MARNTEDYLLSSVKNALRILRSFSLDEPEKKVTELASSLGLSKSTVSRLLHTLASEGFVTKDPETQKYRLGLTILQLNTVLTSHLEINREAQPILERLVDDLRETAHLAMLDDQSVIYIHRVESRQPVQALSHIGRRNPLHCTSSGKVLLAHQKDEDIEAYIEQGLTQFTLNTMTDPHVLREALYAIRRQGYAVSIEELREGVASIAAPIRDYTGKVSYALSVIGPIHRFHPYDPTVIAKVKRAASEISEKIGYWPSSPPTKQPTIP; this comes from the coding sequence ATGGCACGCAATACAGAAGACTACTTGCTTTCATCCGTCAAAAACGCTCTCCGCATTTTGCGTAGCTTCTCACTGGATGAACCGGAGAAAAAAGTGACCGAATTAGCCTCTTCCCTTGGATTATCAAAAAGCACTGTCAGTCGTCTTCTTCACACATTAGCCAGCGAAGGATTCGTCACGAAAGATCCGGAAACGCAAAAATATCGGCTTGGCTTGACCATTTTGCAACTAAACACGGTGCTGACATCCCATTTAGAAATCAACCGAGAAGCGCAACCAATACTGGAAAGGTTGGTCGACGACTTGCGGGAAACAGCGCATCTTGCCATGCTTGATGACCAGAGTGTGATTTACATTCACCGAGTGGAAAGCCGGCAACCTGTTCAAGCTCTTTCACACATTGGTCGAAGAAACCCTCTCCATTGCACCAGCTCAGGCAAAGTGCTGCTCGCTCATCAAAAAGATGAGGATATTGAAGCATACATCGAGCAAGGATTGACGCAGTTTACGCTGAATACGATGACCGACCCCCACGTGCTGCGCGAGGCATTGTATGCCATTCGCCGCCAAGGTTACGCCGTTAGTATCGAGGAACTCCGTGAAGGGGTCGCTTCCATCGCAGCGCCGATCCGCGACTACACCGGAAAAGTCTCCTACGCACTCAGCGTGATCGGGCCGATTCACCGTTTTCATCCATACGATCCTACGGTCATCGCCAAAGTAAAACGCGCAGCAAGTGAGATTTCGGAAAAAATCGGCTATTGGCCGTCGTCACCGCCAACGAAACAGCCGACGATACCATGA
- a CDS encoding aldehyde dehydrogenase yields the protein MQTEAMISEKVKAFDCQHFINGRFLPSKSGKVFPNINPATGEVIGTVCEGGKEEIDLAVAAARRALDGPWKRMTTGERIAVLRRIGDLILERKEELARLESLDTGKPYSLSLTLDIPRAAYNFHFFADYLRSVGTEAYQTDEVAINYSIRRPVGVVGLINPWNLPLLLLTWKLAPCLAAGNTAVIKPAEWTPLTATVLAEICKEAGVPDGVVNVVHGFGPNSAGAALSEHPDVDAITFTGETTTGKVIMAAAAKSLKKLSYELGGKNPNIIFADADLDEAIETTLKSSFMNQGEVCLCGSRIYVERPVYEQFLQKFVAKTRELVVGDPFDPKTNVGALISEEHYERVMSYIELAKEEGGRILTGGKRPDGLAQGYYLEPTIIVGVNRNCRIIREEVFGPVVTVMPFDEEEEVIAQANDTHYGLSATIWTNDLRRAHRVAARIEAGIVWVNTWFLRDLRTPFGGMKQSGIGREGGMHSFEFYTELTNICIKL from the coding sequence ATGCAAACAGAAGCAATGATCAGTGAGAAAGTGAAAGCGTTTGACTGTCAACATTTCATCAATGGGAGGTTTTTGCCTTCAAAAAGCGGAAAGGTGTTTCCAAATATCAATCCCGCTACGGGGGAAGTGATCGGCACTGTCTGTGAAGGAGGAAAAGAAGAGATTGACTTGGCCGTAGCCGCTGCAAGAAGAGCGTTGGATGGTCCATGGAAGCGGATGACGACAGGGGAGCGGATCGCAGTTTTGCGGCGTATCGGTGATCTCATTTTAGAGCGCAAAGAGGAATTGGCTCGCCTCGAGTCGCTTGATACGGGAAAGCCATATTCGCTCTCCCTCACGTTGGATATTCCGCGTGCAGCGTATAATTTCCATTTTTTCGCCGACTACTTGCGTTCGGTTGGCACGGAAGCGTATCAAACCGATGAGGTAGCTATCAACTATTCGATCCGTCGGCCTGTTGGGGTCGTCGGGTTGATCAATCCGTGGAATTTGCCATTGCTGTTGTTGACATGGAAGCTCGCCCCGTGTTTGGCCGCTGGTAATACAGCCGTCATCAAGCCGGCGGAATGGACGCCGCTCACTGCAACTGTATTGGCAGAAATTTGCAAAGAAGCCGGGGTGCCGGATGGCGTGGTGAATGTTGTCCATGGATTTGGCCCGAACTCAGCAGGGGCTGCGTTGAGCGAGCATCCGGATGTTGACGCTATTACGTTCACCGGAGAGACAACAACAGGGAAAGTCATTATGGCGGCAGCGGCGAAATCGTTAAAAAAGCTGTCTTACGAGTTGGGGGGGAAAAATCCGAACATCATTTTCGCCGATGCAGATTTGGACGAAGCGATCGAGACAACGTTGAAATCGAGTTTTATGAACCAAGGAGAAGTGTGTCTCTGCGGATCAAGAATTTATGTAGAACGGCCGGTTTATGAACAATTTTTGCAAAAATTTGTAGCGAAAACGAGAGAACTTGTTGTCGGCGATCCGTTTGACCCGAAAACCAATGTCGGCGCACTCATCAGCGAAGAGCATTACGAACGGGTGATGAGCTACATCGAGCTAGCAAAGGAGGAAGGTGGTCGTATTCTAACAGGAGGTAAGCGACCGGATGGCCTGGCTCAAGGATATTACCTTGAACCGACCATTATTGTCGGTGTCAACCGAAATTGCCGCATCATCCGGGAAGAAGTGTTCGGCCCGGTGGTGACGGTCATGCCGTTTGACGAAGAAGAGGAGGTGATCGCCCAAGCGAACGACACCCACTATGGATTGAGCGCGACGATTTGGACGAACGATTTGCGTCGGGCTCACCGGGTGGCGGCGCGTATTGAAGCCGGAATCGTTTGGGTAAATACATGGTTTTTGCGGGATTTGCGCACACCGTTTGGTGGCATGAAACAAAGCGGCATTGGGCGTGAAGGAGGCATGCATAGCTTTGAGTTTTATACAGAGTTGACGAATATTTGCATTAAGCTTTAG
- a CDS encoding fumarylacetoacetate hydrolase family protein, translating to MKLALFNDFQLGVIVDDVIYEIGSRLFGRLHQGVGFCPMTQLVAEFDTYYPQIENHLYECPAYALADVRLRQPVKKPGKIVAAPVNYVSHQKEMKVEHTARGLGFFLKAPSSIIGPGDTIVLPDPNRRFDHELEFAFVIGKTAKNVKAENAYDYIFGYTGLIDVTMRPDETHHEERCLRKSFDTFTPMGPWIVTKEEIADPNNVNMVLTVNGEVRQQVNTKEMICSVAELVEIYSHIMTLEPGDVITTGTPDGVGPIHDGDVIHMEIEGVGGYSVHVALASNTAVLR from the coding sequence ATGAAACTAGCGCTGTTTAATGACTTTCAGCTTGGGGTCATTGTGGATGATGTCATTTATGAGATTGGAAGCCGACTGTTCGGCCGTCTGCATCAAGGGGTTGGTTTCTGTCCAATGACACAGCTGGTTGCCGAGTTTGACACCTATTATCCGCAAATTGAAAACCATTTATACGAATGTCCGGCTTATGCGTTAGCGGATGTTCGGCTGCGCCAGCCGGTGAAAAAGCCGGGGAAAATCGTTGCGGCTCCTGTTAACTACGTATCCCACCAAAAGGAAATGAAAGTGGAGCATACGGCAAGAGGGCTAGGCTTTTTCTTGAAAGCGCCTTCTTCCATTATCGGGCCCGGCGACACGATTGTTTTGCCGGATCCGAACCGTCGTTTCGACCATGAGCTGGAATTCGCATTTGTTATCGGAAAAACAGCAAAAAATGTCAAAGCGGAAAACGCCTACGATTATATATTTGGCTACACCGGGTTGATCGATGTCACGATGCGTCCGGATGAAACGCACCACGAGGAACGGTGTTTGCGCAAGTCATTTGATACGTTCACACCGATGGGGCCGTGGATCGTGACGAAAGAGGAAATTGCCGACCCTAACAACGTCAATATGGTGCTGACAGTCAATGGAGAGGTTCGGCAGCAGGTCAACACAAAGGAAATGATCTGTTCTGTCGCCGAGTTGGTGGAAATTTATTCGCACATTATGACACTTGAACCGGGCGATGTCATTACGACAGGAACACCGGATGGCGTTGGGCCGATTCATGATGGGGATGTCATCCATATGGAAATTGAGGGAGTCGGAGGATACTCCGTTCATGTTGCCTTAGCCTCTAATACGGCTGTATTGCGGTAA
- a CDS encoding class I adenylate-forming enzyme family protein → METVRVLSVPQLLERAAADNPSREAVYDLRHRMTYGELYKEVRQLASALIALGIKQGDRVGVCLPNWLETVQLFFAISQIGAIVVPFNPKYRQHEVEHIIKNSGMRTVFVCEEIEKHIGLNLIQTIVNQIITVRFVKSGFLSLEQLRSYATDQPLRTVAIDPQHDLFCLLYTSGTTGIPKGVMITHRGIVQSGMAIADNLKCRQDDVFLICTPIFHVFGMACNLMSAVYSQAKMVLQERYNPREALQLIEKERVTIHHAVPAMFHMELHVLNNESFDLSSLRAGMTGADICPLETVKAVREKMGMVLCISFGTTETGSVTITPFEAKEDRIFETVGKALEGNEVKIVNERREVLPPGRIGEIACRGFGVMKGYYNMPEQTAEVLDEEGWYYTGDLGMMDEDGYIRFMGRKKELIIRGGYNIYPKEIETILQRHPGVFAAAVIGLPEPVLGEEVCAVIQPKEGSYITEADIVEFLRPLVADYKLPNKVVFVDQFPTTASGKIQKGKLREMIKEG, encoded by the coding sequence GTGGAAACAGTTCGCGTTTTGTCTGTTCCGCAATTGTTGGAGCGAGCGGCGGCGGACAATCCATCTAGAGAAGCTGTTTATGACCTTCGTCATCGGATGACTTATGGTGAGTTGTATAAAGAAGTACGACAGTTGGCATCAGCGTTGATCGCACTCGGCATTAAACAAGGAGATCGAGTCGGCGTTTGTTTACCAAACTGGCTTGAGACAGTTCAACTATTTTTTGCTATCTCCCAAATAGGGGCGATCGTTGTTCCTTTTAATCCGAAATATCGACAGCACGAAGTCGAACATATTATAAAAAATTCTGGAATGAGGACTGTGTTTGTATGTGAGGAAATCGAAAAGCATATTGGATTGAATCTCATTCAGACCATTGTCAATCAGATCATCACCGTTCGGTTTGTCAAATCGGGCTTCCTTTCCTTGGAACAACTTAGATCCTATGCAACTGATCAACCGTTGCGTACGGTGGCAATCGACCCGCAGCATGACTTGTTTTGTCTTTTATATACATCAGGTACGACTGGAATCCCAAAAGGGGTGATGATTACTCATCGCGGCATCGTCCAATCAGGTATGGCCATTGCAGATAACTTGAAGTGCCGTCAAGATGATGTGTTTCTTATTTGTACACCGATTTTCCATGTGTTTGGCATGGCGTGCAACTTGATGTCTGCTGTATACAGCCAAGCAAAAATGGTGTTGCAGGAAAGATACAACCCAAGAGAGGCGCTGCAACTGATCGAAAAAGAACGAGTAACAATTCATCATGCGGTACCGGCAATGTTTCATATGGAGTTGCATGTGTTGAATAATGAGTCATTTGATTTGTCGTCATTGCGCGCGGGAATGACGGGAGCTGATATTTGTCCATTGGAAACAGTGAAAGCGGTGCGTGAAAAAATGGGAATGGTATTATGCATATCATTCGGGACAACAGAGACTGGCTCTGTTACGATCACCCCGTTTGAGGCAAAAGAAGACCGAATATTTGAAACGGTTGGCAAGGCATTGGAAGGAAATGAGGTGAAGATTGTGAATGAACGGAGAGAGGTGCTGCCGCCAGGGAGAATTGGTGAAATTGCCTGCCGAGGGTTTGGTGTCATGAAAGGATATTACAACATGCCGGAACAAACAGCGGAAGTGCTTGACGAGGAAGGTTGGTATTATACCGGCGACCTCGGGATGATGGATGAGGACGGATATATTCGGTTTATGGGTCGGAAAAAGGAGCTGATCATCCGCGGGGGATACAACATTTATCCGAAAGAGATCGAAACCATTTTGCAACGGCACCCGGGTGTCTTCGCCGCGGCAGTGATCGGTCTGCCTGAGCCGGTGTTGGGAGAGGAGGTTTGCGCTGTCATCCAACCAAAGGAAGGGTCTTATATAACTGAGGCGGACATTGTCGAGTTTTTGCGTCCATTGGTTGCGGACTATAAACTTCCGAACAAAGTTGTTTTTGTTGACCAATTTCCGACGACGGCGAGCGGAAAAATTCAGAAAGGAAAATTAAGAGAGATGATCAAAGAGGGTTAA
- a CDS encoding DUF3237 domain-containing protein, whose product MNIQFEHLFTAYVEVGKPIEIGEVGFGYRRIVPIIGGRFEGKRMRGRVLSGGADYQLIRKDGVIELLACYVIETDDGIPIYVVNRGYRHGPQEIIDKIFRGEDVPQGSYYFKTTPTFEVRNSRYDFLNRMVFIGEGIRKPVEVQVAFYQVN is encoded by the coding sequence ATGAACATTCAGTTTGAACACCTATTTACGGCTTATGTCGAGGTGGGAAAGCCAATCGAGATCGGCGAAGTTGGTTTTGGCTATCGGAGGATAGTACCGATTATCGGTGGAAGGTTTGAAGGAAAGAGGATGCGGGGACGTGTGCTTTCAGGAGGAGCAGACTATCAACTGATTCGGAAAGATGGAGTCATAGAGTTGCTTGCTTGTTATGTGATTGAGACAGATGATGGAATACCTATTTATGTTGTGAATAGAGGATACCGACACGGACCACAAGAAATCATCGATAAAATTTTTCGTGGCGAGGATGTACCACAAGGTTCTTATTATTTTAAAACGACTCCTACTTTTGAAGTGCGGAATAGTCGGTATGATTTTTTAAACAGAATGGTATTTATTGGAGAAGGAATTCGGAAGCCAGTGGAAGTACAAGTAGCGTTTTATCAAGTGAACTAA
- a CDS encoding cupin domain-containing protein, giving the protein MRALERLHEELEKVYLGPLWEKLGKMVTPEPDHEVVPYLWKWETIRKHLLEAGELLRLGRESERRVVYLQNPSLLKRGLIGYSTNTLYVGVQLLLPGEVAPAHRHSQSAIRFIIEGEGAYTAVDGERTYMERGDLILTPAWTWHDHGHEGTEPVIWMDGLDVGLVRNFAGSFFEPYSEDVFPVVAPHNGSTFKYATGALRPVSDRKRKGYPSPLIAYKWKTTKQVLENLSQLDPDPYDGYAVDYINPLTGGSADLRIGTTMQKLTPGMHTKAHRHVHSAVYHVLDGEGYTIINGVKFEWAKGDFFILPPWSWHEHVNTGEGDAHLFSINDLPIMEKLDLEREEEYDKNGGYQSIVDVFEPLSQI; this is encoded by the coding sequence ATGAGGGCGCTTGAGCGGCTTCATGAAGAGTTGGAAAAAGTGTATTTAGGTCCGTTGTGGGAAAAACTCGGTAAAATGGTGACGCCCGAGCCCGATCATGAAGTTGTTCCGTACTTGTGGAAATGGGAGACGATCCGCAAGCATTTGCTGGAGGCTGGAGAGTTGCTTCGCTTAGGGAGAGAGAGCGAGCGGCGAGTCGTTTATTTGCAGAATCCATCGCTATTGAAACGAGGTCTAATCGGTTATTCGACCAACACGCTGTATGTTGGAGTGCAACTGTTGTTGCCGGGCGAAGTGGCACCCGCACATCGCCATAGCCAATCGGCGATCCGATTCATTATTGAAGGTGAAGGGGCTTATACGGCTGTCGATGGCGAACGAACATATATGGAGCGCGGGGATTTGATTTTGACCCCGGCATGGACGTGGCATGATCACGGTCACGAAGGAACGGAACCGGTCATTTGGATGGATGGTCTCGACGTCGGATTGGTGAGAAATTTTGCTGGTTCGTTCTTTGAACCGTATTCCGAAGATGTATTCCCGGTTGTCGCCCCTCACAACGGTTCAACGTTCAAATATGCAACGGGAGCGCTGCGTCCGGTTTCCGACCGGAAGCGAAAAGGCTACCCATCTCCGTTGATCGCCTATAAATGGAAGACAACGAAACAAGTACTTGAGAATTTATCCCAACTTGATCCTGATCCCTATGACGGTTATGCGGTCGATTACATCAATCCATTGACAGGGGGATCAGCAGATTTGCGTATTGGGACAACAATGCAAAAATTAACTCCTGGTATGCACACGAAGGCGCATCGCCATGTCCACAGCGCCGTGTATCACGTTCTTGACGGTGAAGGATACACGATCATCAACGGTGTCAAATTTGAATGGGCGAAAGGTGATTTCTTCATTTTACCGCCTTGGAGTTGGCATGAGCATGTCAATACAGGAGAGGGAGACGCTCATTTATTCTCCATTAATGATCTGCCGATTATGGAGAAGCTTGATTTGGAAAGGGAAGAGGAGTATGACAAAAACGGTGGTTATCAATCTATCGTTGATGTGTTCGAGCCACTTTCCCAAATCTAG
- a CDS encoding IclR family transcriptional regulator yields the protein MRKVNVETIRSVERAVQILNCFSFERPSLPIEEIVAKTKLAKATVYRLLWTLETQGLIHYDQKENVYRLGYKMLEYGGIVLENLDMRREAEPFLHDLQAQTGYTVLFAVRQQDSLQYVIRLDSDDGFQPRSYIGRRRVLHYGALGTTIMAYLPDEETKAILEKYPLEAHTPNTIVDKHQFLERLRVIRKNGFFVDRDETFIGFTAVAAPVFDRTGIIGAIGLAGATFKMAETLPELIRQTVDTARHISKRLGHLPHPPSA from the coding sequence ATGAGAAAGGTAAATGTGGAGACAATTCGTTCAGTGGAACGAGCGGTTCAAATCTTGAACTGTTTTAGTTTTGAACGTCCGAGCCTCCCTATCGAAGAGATCGTCGCGAAAACAAAATTAGCGAAAGCTACCGTCTACCGCCTGTTATGGACGCTCGAAACGCAAGGGCTGATCCATTACGACCAAAAGGAAAACGTATACCGTCTCGGTTATAAAATGCTGGAATACGGAGGAATCGTTCTCGAAAACCTAGATATGCGGCGCGAGGCGGAACCGTTTTTGCATGACTTGCAGGCGCAAACTGGCTACACCGTTTTGTTTGCGGTGCGCCAACAAGACAGCTTGCAATATGTCATCCGTCTCGACAGCGATGATGGCTTTCAGCCCCGCTCATACATTGGACGTCGGCGCGTTTTGCACTACGGGGCGCTTGGAACGACCATTATGGCATATTTGCCTGATGAAGAAACAAAGGCAATTCTCGAAAAATATCCATTAGAAGCTCATACGCCGAACACGATCGTGGATAAACATCAATTTCTCGAGCGTTTGCGTGTCATTCGCAAAAACGGATTTTTTGTCGACAGGGATGAAACATTTATCGGTTTTACAGCGGTTGCCGCACCCGTTTTTGATCGAACTGGCATCATCGGCGCTATCGGACTGGCTGGTGCCACATTTAAAATGGCCGAGACATTGCCTGAGCTGATCCGTCAAACGGTCGATACGGCCCGACATATATCGAAACGGCTTGGACATCTTCCCCATCCCCCCTCCGCATAA